CAGCGCGAATATACGGTGATTGTCTCCTGTGAAGGACGACATTTGGGGCAGGGCAGTGGCGGCAGTAAAAAAGCGGCCCAACAACAGGCGGCATGTCAAGCGCTGAAAGCTCTTGATGATGAATGCGACGGAGGGACGGCATAGGCTGTTCCCCCTTACGTTATAGAGCCTTGTGCAACAGGGTAGCGATACCATTTTCGCAACAACTTTTTCACTAAGAAAGAGATGATCACGTGACAGATTCAACCCGAACAGAGTCCACTTTCCGATCCGGATTTGTATCGATTGTCGGTCGACCCAATGTGGGGAAATCCACATTGCTCAATCAGATCCTTGGTCAGAAAATCGCCATTACAGCCAATAAGCCACAGACCACCCGTAACCGGATTCTCGGTATCCACAGCGAGGACAATGCCCAAGTATTATTCCTCGATACTCCGGGTATTCACAAGGCAACCGGTAAGCTCAACCAGTACATGGTTGACCAGGCGTTATCCGCCTGCCGTGGTGTTGATGTGGTGGTGTTTCTGGTTGAAGCCACTGACCGGGTCGGTGGTGGTGATGATTTCATTCTTGATGTGCTTGCACAGAGCGACATCCCGGTTGTGCTGGTGATCAATAAAGTCGATCTGGTGGAAAAAGACAAGTTGCTGCCTTTAATCGCCCAGTATGCTGAACGCTTTGACTTTAAAGAGATCATTCCGTTGTCGGCCCTTAATGGCAGTGGCGTGGAGCGCCTGGTGGCGTCGGTTCGAGACATGCTTCCCGAAGGCCCACCCTACTACCCTGAAGAGATGGTCACGGATTTGCCGGAGCGGTTTATTGTCGGCGAAATGATTCGTGAGAAAATTTTGCGCAAAACCCATCAGGAGGTGCCGTATGGGGTTGCAGTGCAGGTCGATAATTTTGAAGAGCGGCCCGGCAAGAACCTGATCGCGATTCAGGCGACCATTTATGTGGGTCGTGATGCGCATAAACGGATTCTGGTTGGTAAGGGCGGCAGCATGATCAAGCAGCTTGGTCAGGACGCCCGCAAGGAAATTGAACAGTTCCTTGATGCGCGGGTGTTTCTTGAACTGTTTGTTAAAGTGAAGAAAAACTGGATGGATTCTGAGCGCTTCTTGCGCGAGTTCGGGTACGAATAAAGTTTTCTGAAAAAGCCTTCCATGGCTTTTGAAAAAGAGGCGAATAACGCCCCTTTTAAGAGCTTAATTTTTTATACAGGTGAAACGTTATGTCTGTCGTCGCCATTGTCGGCCGCCCCAATGTGGGTAAATCAACCTTGTTTAACCGCATTCTCGGCGAACGCAAAGCCATTGTTGAAGATTATCCCGGTGTGACCCGGGATCGTAATTATGCCGATGTGACTCGTTACGATAAGCCGTTCACACTGATTGATACGGGCGGTTTTGAACCGGTCAGTGAAGTGCGTATGCTGGTGCAGATGCGTGAGCAGTCGCAATTGGCCATTGAAGAGGCCGATGTCATCCTGTTTGTCATGGATGGTCGCGATGGTTTGACGCCGTCCGATGAAGAGGTTGCCGAAATGTTGCGCCGGGTCGATAAGCCGGTGTTGTTTGTCGTCAATAAGGTTGATGGCGACAAGCAGGAAGAGCAGGCGGCTGAATTCTATTCCTTGGGCATTGAGCATTTTTTCGTTACCTCGGCAGAGCATGGTCGTGGCATGGGCGAGCTCATGGCCGCGATTCTTGATGAGTTGCCTGAAGTGAAAACTGTCGAGGACGATAGTGCTGAGGTGCGACTGGCAGTGATTGGGCGCCCCAATGTCGGCAAGTCCTCTTTGGTTAATAAGCTGCTTGGTTACGAACGCGTGGTGGCAAACCCGACGGCGGGAACCACGCGCGATAGTGTCGATACCCCCTTTACTTACAATAATCAGCGTTATGTGCTGATTGATACGGCCGGAATTCGACGTAAGGGAAAAGTCAGCCAGAAACTTGAAAAGTATTCCGTGGTTCAGGCCCTCAAAGGGATGGATCGGGCGCATGTGGTGATGGTGGTGATCGATGCCGAAGAGGGGATTACCGAACAGGATCTGACCATTGCCGGCTATGCCTATGACCGCGGCCGGGCCGTGGTGCTGGTTGTCAATAAGTGGGATACTCTGACCAAAGATAACCAGACCATGAAAAAGTTTACTGACGAAGTCCGTGGCCAATTTAAATTTTTGTCTTTTGCGCCGATTATGTTTGTTTCCGCGCTGACCGGCCAGCGCGTGGCCAAAATTATGGAGACAGTTGAGGACGTGGCCCAGCAGTTTAACCGCAAGATCTCCACAGCGGAGTTGAACCGGGTTCTCAAGCAGGCTGAGGAGGCTCACCCACCGGCCATGTATCATGGCAAGCGGGTTAAACTGTTTTATATTACCCAGACAGCGGTGCGGCCGCCGAGCTTTACCATCTTTGTCAACAAAGAGAAAGGGGTTCATTTCTCTTATCGCCGCTACCTTGCGAATAAAATCCGCCAGCCGTTCGGTTTTAGTGGCTGTCCGATCCGGATTACCTATCGCGATCGGGAGCATTAATCTCCTGAAAAAGGAAACGTGCAGGTAAATACATTTCTGGTGGTTTTGGCGCAGTCTGTTAAGGACAGGTTGAGGTTTTGTGCTATACTCCTGATAGTGTATTCATAATACATTAAAAATGATGCTCTGACAGGGAGGCCATTGTGGCGAAACGAACCATACTTGTTGTTGAAGATGAAGAAAGTTTGTTGAAGCTCGAAAGTATTCTGCTGACCTCCAAGGGGTACGAAGTTATTGGTGTTCCCAACGGATTAGCCGCATTGGATGTGTTGGACAAAGAGAAGGTCGACCTGGTTCTGCTCGATATCATGCTACCTGAGATCGATGGCTTTGAAGTCTGTCGTCGCATCAAGAACAACCCGGAAACCCAGAAGTTGCCGGTCATTATGCTGACCGCTAAGAAGAGTCATGAAGATATGTCTCGCGGAGATGAAGTGGGTGCCGATTGGTATGTCACCAAGCCTTTTAAGTCAGCAAAGGTGATTGAGACCATCGAACGATTCATCGAAGGGGCTCCCTAGCGGGAAGCTGTTTACGCGACAAACGGCGAAATGGGGGAGCTTGTGCCCACGGATAACACGTCGTTTGCTTGACAACTCCTTGAGATAAGTGTTATATGCTGTCACGCTCAAACGAGCGTGACTTTTCTTTTTTTATACTACGTGTTTGGAGGTTCCTTTGGCAAAGGAAGAAGCAATTGAAGTAGAAGGTACAGTCATTGAGCCACTGCCCAATGCCATGTTTCGCGTCAAGCTAGATAACGACCATGTTGTTCTAGCCCACATTTCCGGGAAAATGCGCAAATTTTATATCCGCATTCTGCCTGGTGACCGTGTCACGGTTGAGTTGTCACCTTACGATTTGACGCGCGGCCGGATCACTTACCGGGAAAAATAAGATTCATTTACCGCCTTCATAGATCGACGTGTATCCAGGCGATTGAATCCATATACGTAAAAAGCCGGCCAAGGCCGGTTTTTTTCATTGAATAACGACCTTGCTCTTGCGCACGGAGGCAACATGGAAGAGCGTTACGAACCGATCGGTATTGAACTGGCCTGGCAAAAAGCCTGGGCCGATTCCAATAAGTTTTCTGTATCTGAAAAATCGGATAAGGAAAAATTCTATCTTCTGGAGATGTTCCCGTATCCCTCCGGTCGAATTCACATGGGCCACGTCCGCAACTACTCCATTGGTGATGTCGTTGCGCGATTCAAGCGTCTGCAAGGCTACAATGTCCTTCATCCCATGGGCTGGGATGCCTTCGGCATGCCGGCGGAAAATGCCGCCATTCAGCATGGCATCCACCCGGCCAAATGGACGGTTGAGAACATTGCCAATATGCGTCTGCAGCTCAAGCGCATGGGGCTGTCCTACGATTGGGATCGTGAGTTTGCCACCTGTGATGTCGACTACTACAAGTGGGAACAGCTGATCTTTCTCAAGATGTTTGAGAAAGGGCTGGCTTACAAGAAGAGTTCGTCGGTGAATTGGTGTCCGACCTGTCAGACCGTTCTGGCCAATGAGCAGGTGGAAGACGATGCCTGCTGGCGTTGTGGCACGGTGGTGGAAGATAAAGAACTCGATCAGTGGTTCTTTAAAATCACCAATTATGCCCAGGAGCTGCTTGACGAGATCGACAAAATGGCTGGCTGGCCGGATTCCGTCCTGACCATGCAGCGCAACTGGATCGGTCGCAGCACTGGTTGTGAAGTTGCCTTTCCACTGGAAAATACCCTCGATAAAATCAAGGTTTTCACCACCCGGCAGGACACCCTGTACGGTGCCACGTTTATGAGCTTGGCCCCCGAGCATCCCAAAGCACTGGAGCTGACTACCGATGACCAGCGCGAGGCGGTGGAAGCGTTTATTGCCAAGGTGCGTACTCAGGATAAAAAGAATCGCACCAGTGAAGACTTCGAAAAAGAGGGGGTCTTTACCGGTTCCTACTGCATCAATCCGCTTACACGGCGCAAAATGCCGATCTATCTGGCTAACTTTGTTTTGATGGACTACGGTACCGGCGCGGTTATGGCCGTTCCGACCCATGATCAACGAGACTTCGAATTTGCCAAAAAATACGATCTGCCGCTGGTGGTGGTGATTCAGCCGGAAGATGAGAACATCGATCCGGAAACCATGGCCGAAGCCTGGACAGGACCCGGCAAGATGGTCAATTCGGATCGCTTTGACGGCCTCGATAACGAAGCTGCCAAAGAACAGATTGCCGATTACCTGGCCAAAGAGGGGATTGGCGAGAAAACCGTTAACTTCCGTCTGCGTGATTGGGGCGTTTCGCGTCAACGTTACTGGGGCACACCGATTCCCATCATCTATTGTGATCAGTGCGGTGTGGTTCCGGTGCCGGAAAAAGATCTGCCGGTAGTTCTGCCTACCGATGTTGAATTTACCGGTGAAGGTGGTAGTCCGCTGGCTAAGCATAAAGAGTTCTATACGGTCAGTTGTCCGCAGTGTGGTGAAGTGGCGCGACGCGAAACCGATACGTTTGACACCTTTGTTGAGAGTTCCTGGTATTTCGCCCGCTATGCCTGCCCTGATTTTGCTTCCGGACCCATCGACCGTGCCGCAGCGGAATACTGGTTGCCGGTGGATCAATATATCGGCGGTGTTGAACATGCGGTCATGCATCTGCTTTATGCGCGTTTCTTCACCAAGGTGATGCGCGATCTGGGATTGATGGATGTCGATGAGCCGTTTACTAACCTGCTCACTCAAGGCATGGTGTGCAAGGAGACCCAATCCTGCCCTGAGCATGGCTGGCTGTATCCTGAACAGGTGGAAAACGGTAAATGTACTCAGTGTGGCAAACCGGTGACCATTGGTCGTACCGAAAAGATGAGTAAGTCGAAGATGAACGTTGTTGATCCTGACAAACTCATTGCCACGTATGGTGCCGATACGGCACGTCTGTTCTCACTGTTTGCCGCTCCTCCGGAAAAAGACCTCGAATGGAATGATCAGAGTGTTGAAGGGTGTTACCGTTTCCTAAATCGAGTGTGGCGGGCCGTCTATGACAACCAGGATATTCTCAAAAATGCCGCTGCTCCAGAGACCGAGGGCGATGCCAAGGCATTGCGTCGCATGACTCATCGCACCATCAAAAAGGTGACTGAAGACATTGATGGCCGTTTCCATTTCAATACGGCGATTGCCGCAGTTATGGAGTTGGTTAACGCGATTTACGGTTTCGAAAAGAAAGCCGAGTATCCCGGTGCGGTAAAAGAAGCTCTGGAAGCCGCGGTTCGTTTGTTGGCACCATTTGTTCCTCATGTTACTGAAGAGTTGTGGGCTAACCTGGGGCATGAAGAGGATTTGGAAACCGCTGGTTGGCCAGAGTATGATACGGCTGCCATGGTCGAGGACGAAAAGCTTATCGTCATCCAGGTTAACGGCAAAGTACGCTCCAAGATCACGGTTTCCGCGTCAGCCGGCAAGGATGAGGTCGAAAAGGCCGCTCTGGCCGATGAAACGGTCCAGCGCTTCATTGGTGACGGCACGGTGCGTAAAGTGATCGTGGTTCCCGGTAAACTGGTTAATGTGGTGGCATCATGAGACGTCTGACGCTCCTGCTTATCGGCATCACGTTGTTGGTCTGTGCGTGTGGCTACCATCTGCCGGGACGTGGCGATGCGTTGCCGGAAGATATCCAGACGGTCTATGTGGAACCGTTTCAAAATAAAACGACCGAGCCGTTTCTGGAAACACCGCTGACCAATGAAGTGCGTGACCAGTTTTCCCGCCGCCGTACGGTGGAAATTGTCGCCAGCGCTGATCTGGCTGATGCGATTCTCACCGGCACCATTGTCAGCTACCGCGCCAGCACTGTTTCTTATGATCGCAACGATGATATCACTGAATATCGTGCGACTATGATCGTTGATGCGGTTCTGACGCGGGCCAATGGCGAGGAAGTGATCTGGCAGGGTACTGTGAGTTGGAAAGAGGAGTTCTATGCCAATGATGATCGTGCTCAGCAGGATTACAACGAAACACTGGCTCAAGAAGACCTGCACCGTCGTCTGGCTCAGGAACTTTATAACAGTTTGACCGATAACTTCTGATTGCGGCTGCCATGACTCCGGCCGATCTGAATAAAGCCATTAGTGCCAACAAGCTTCCTTCCCTGTTGTTTCTCTACGGGGAGGAAGCTTTTCTGTTGGAACAATCCCTCAAACATCTTCTTAATACTGCCGTAGACCCGGCAACGCGTGATTTCAACCTACTGGTTCTTTCCGGTAAGGATGCGGACCCGACTCTGGTCATGGATACCGCCCGAACCTTTCCGGCGTTTGCCGAGCGGCGAGTGGTCGTTATCAAACAGGCTCAGGATCTTTCCGCAGGGACACTGGACGCATTAGTTCCTTACATTCAGGAACCTGCTGCCGAATGTTGTCTGGTGTTTTGCGCCAACCGGATCGATAAACGGAAGAAATTTTTCCAGAGTTTCAAGAAAACCGGTGAACTGATCGAGTTTAAGCCGCTGTTCGCCAATAAAATTCCAGCGTTTGTGCGTGATCAGGCGCGCCAGTTCGGCAAACAGTTCAGTGAAGATGGTTTGTCGTTGTTCTGTAAACGGGTAGGAACCTATCTGACGGAAATACACGGCGAGTTGCTGAAGTTGGCCAGTTACCTGGGAGACAAACCCGTCATTGACGTTGATGATGTGGCGGCCGTTGTTTGTGACACCCGGGTGGACAGCATTTTTGATCTGACCGATGTGGTTGGTGCACGCAAGCTGCCGCAAGCGTTAACGCTAAGCGAACGTCTGCAACTTGAAGGGGAAGCCCCGCTGAAAATTCTCGCCATGCTGACGCGTCATTTCCGTCAGTTATGGAAAACCCGGTCTTTGTTGGAGCAAGGGGCATCTCAGCAGGATGTGGCTAAAGCCGTGCGCATTAATCCTTATTTTGTTGAGCGGATTATGCGCCAATCGCGCCAATTTGACATGGCAACCTATCCGAAAGCGTTTGAACTGTTTTTGCAGATGGATCTGGCCATGAAGTCGAGTGGCGCTCATCCTCAGGCTTTGCTCCAGAAGTTGCTGACAGATCTGGTGTATCTGAGCTAAAAACAACTACGGTCAATAACAAGGCAAGAGAGACTCCCTCGTTTTTGTTGTGACCGGCGGTGATTGTCAGGCAAAAAAAAAGGAGCCCTCAGGGCTCCTTTTTTTAACTCATTGTTCGGTAAAGCGATTAGGCGAGAGTGTTGACCAGTTTGGTCAGACGGCTGATCTTACGGCTGGCAGTCGCTTTGTGAATGATGCCGCGAGTTGCCATTTTGTCAATGTAGGGAACCGCTTGGGTCAGAGCCGCGGTCGCTGCGTCTTTGTTCTGTTCAGCAACAGCCAGGCGAACATTCTTGACCATGGTGCGCATGGTGGAACGGGCTTGAGTGTTGCGGTCACGACGAACGATGCTTTGCTTGTTACGCTTCAGGGCAGACTTATGATTAGCCATTGAATTTCTCCATCAATTGGTGTTGTTGTTTTTAGGTAACGAAGAGAGGTTATAGCACTGCCTTGAGGTGTGTGTCAATATTATAACTTGCTAACCGTATTGTTAAATACTTAACAATATCAAAGGACTACGATTTTTCCTGTTGGTATTAAAATAAAATAATCCCTTTTGGTGCTTATGTCGGAACAAAGAAAAATTACACTGGCAGCCGGAATACTCAGTCTGGCAACTCTGATCAGCCGTTTTGCCGGATTGGCGCGGGATATGGTGATCGCCACTCTGTTTGGTGCCGGGCTCGGCAGTGATGCCTTTTTTATGGCGTTCACCATACCGAACCTTTTGCGACGTTTTTTCGCTGAAGGCTCGCTGACCGCAGCTTTTGTACCGACTTTCAGTCAGGTGCGTGAACAACAGGGAGAACAGGCCGCGCAGCGGGTGATGGTGTTGTGCTGGTCTCTGCTGGCCACAGTTATGGTTGTCGTGACCATGCTCGGCATTGTTCTGGCCCCAGGGCTGGTACAGATGATTGCCCATGGTTTTGGGGAGATCGCCGGCAAACTGGAATTAACCGTTTCTCTGACCCGCATTATGTTTCCTTACATCTTCTTCGTCAGCCTGCTGGCGTTGTTGACCGGTGTGCTGAATGTCTACGGTCATTATTTCGTGCCGGCCATCTCTCCGTTGGTGCTTAATCTGGCAATGATTAGCAGTGCCTTGTTGCTCCATCACCGTTTTGTCATGCCCATCGAAGCACTGGCCTGGGGTGTCATTACCGGCGGCGTGTTGCAGTTGACCATGACGTTACCGGTGTTGCGACGCTATGGTCTTCGACTCGGCTGGCAATGGAACTGGCACGATTCCACAGTGCGGCGCATCATTTTATTGATGGTGCCGGGCATTGCCGGTGTCGCTATCTACCAGATCAACGTGGTGGTCACCCGGTTGTTGTCATCCTTTCTGGAACAGGGCAGCGTCTCCTATCTCTACTACGGCCAACGCCTGTTTGAATTTCCCCAGGGGATCTTTATTGTTTCGCTGGCTCAAGCCGTGTTGCCGACCATGAGCCGTCAGGCCGCCGCAGGCGAGGTGGATGAGGTCAAGCGGTCGCTGCGTTATGCGTTAAGTCTTATTGTCCTGGTCACGTTGCCCGCAGGCGTGGGGTTGATTGTCTGTGCTGAACCGATCTTCAGCCAGTTGTTCATGCAGGGCGCCTTTGGATTTGCGGATGTTCAACAAACCGCCCTGGCTTTGGCTGCCTATGCACCGGGTCTGGTGTTCGTCGGCATCAGTCGGGTGATCGTTCCGACGTTTTATGCACTTCAGGATACCCGGACCCCGGTGTGGATTTCGTTCTGGACATTGCTGGCTAATGTGGCTTTCGGTCTGCTGTTGATGGGACAATTCCAGCATATTGGTTTGGCGGCTGCCTTGACACTGTCCTCGGTGGTCAACAGCGTGATACTGCTGGTGATGCTGCGCCGAAAAATTGGCAGATTGGGCTTGAAAGCGCTGTGGGTGACGAACCTCAAAGCCCTGCTGGCGTGCGCTGTTATGGCGGTGGTGGTTGATAGGGTGTTATTGCTGGGAGAGTGGTCGGCCGGTTTGACGCCGGTCAACGCGATGATTCTTAGTGGGAGTATCGTCGGCGGTGTGGCCAGTTACCTGCTGGTTGGTCGTCTGGTGAAAATTGCCGAACTCAAGGAGTTGCAGGCCATTGTCCAGCGCAAACTGCGGCGGGGTTAATCCCAACTAAGCGTTTTCCAGAGCACCAACCTGACGTAAAGCTTCGTAGAGCACAATGCCCGCCGAGGTAGACAGGTTGAGGCTGCGTACGGCATCACAACTCATGGGGATGCGCAGGCAACGTTGCGGGTGGCGCTCAAGCAGCTCTTTGGGCAGTCCCTTGGTCTCCTTGCCGAATACGATGAAATCTCCCGGGTGAAACGTCGCCTGACTATGGACAAGGTGGGCGGTTTTCGAGGTGTACCACCAGCGACCCTCAGGGTAGGCCTGTTCCAGTTGTTCCAGACTGTCCCAGCGATGCAGAGGCACGTGGGGCCAATAATCGAGACCGGCGCGTTTCAGATAACGGTCATCCAGAGAAAAACCCAACTTGCCTACCAGGTGGAGATGGGTCTGGGTTCCGGCACACAATCGGGCAATATTACCGGTGTTGGGTGGGATCTCCGGTTCCACCAGTACTATATGAAAAGGCGGATCAATCATGATGTCTGTCGCTCTGCTGATTTGCGCCAGCGCCGGTGCACCCAGAACCACTGGTCCGGTTGTTGGCGGATGGCTTCTTCAACAATGTCGGTGAGTTTTTGGGTGCAGTCCTGAACCGCTTGCTTGGTGGCCGGCCCGTCAAAGACCAGCGGCGGATGGATAACGACCCGGTAATTATAATCTTCCTGACGATAGACAAACACCGGGACGATGGGTGTTTGATTCTTCAGGGCGATCTGTGGAATGATCGGTGTGGCGTAGGCGGGCCGGTTAAAAAAGTTGACGACGATTCCCTGCTTTTTGGAGACATGCTGATCAAGCAGCAGACACACCATGCGCTGATCCGTCAGGGCACGGATGATGCGACGCGCCCCTTTTTTACTGTCGAGGCACCGACCGCCGGCACCTTCACGTTGATTCTGAATGAAGCGGTCGACAAACGGGTTGCGGATTTTCTTAGCGACAAAATCGACTGGATAGCCGAGAATCGGCATAAAAAAAGTGCCCGCCTCCCAGAAACCGACATGACCGGTGAGTAGAAACGCTCCCTGCTGTTGTTTCTTGAGGGCTTGCAGATGTTCCAGACCATCAAAGGTGAAATGGTCATCGACATCACGACGGGTGGTAAAATGATTGAGGCGTAGCATTTCCATGCTGCTGATGCCGAGGTGTTCAAACACCTTACGGATCATGGACTCAATCCACGCACTGTCTTTATCCGGATATGCTTTGCGCAGGTTGTCACGCGCTGTGGCCACGCGCTTGGGCTGAAAAAAACGGCTGGCACGTCCAAGCTGGCGCCCGAGTTTGAGTGCCCACAGGCGGGGCAGCAGGCGGGCAATACCGACAAACAGGAAGAACGGTGCCGCTTCAAGATAATTCTGTAAGGTTTCTTTATTCATAAGGTCTCAACGGTGTTAGCAGGCTGTGAAAATCAGCCTGAATGAGGCGTGTTCATCCTCGTGATTAGAACCGACCGGATACTACCACGGTGAAAAAGGTTCAGCAAGCAAGTGCTCTGTCTACACCAAATCTTCATGTTGACAGCAATGCATGTAACAAACAAAGTGAAGGCTATGGATTACTTTTTTCTCGATGCCCTGATTCGGCAGATTCAACCGCAATTGCACGGGGCTTTGGTCAATAAAATATATCAGCCGCAGTCTGATACCCTGGTGTTTAAAATGTGGAACGGTCGCCAGGAAGTGCGTTTGGTGATGCGACTTGGTCCGGCTGCGGCAGAACTTTATCTGACCGATCAGAATGCGCGTAACCCAATGCGTCCACCGCGCTTCTGCCAACTGCTGCGGGCTCGGCTGCATCGCCTCGAATCTATCCGCCTTGATCCCATGGATCGGATTGTCCGGCTGCATTTCAATGGCAAAGAGGGGCAGAGCTCTACGTTGGTAGCAACCTTCTTTGGTCGTGATGCCAATCTGAGCTTACTCAATGACGAGGGTCAACTTGTCGATGTATTGCATAGACAGAATGCCCGGTTTCAAGAACCGTCCGAACTCTTAGCCGATCAAATTGCCCTGATCGATCTTGTCCAATGGTTACGGGATCACGAGCCCCCGGAATCCATACAAACGTTTTTGAGTGAGCGCGTTGTGCCCATGAGTCGTGCTGTTGCGTCTTCACTGGTTACGACAACAGAGCAGAATCCTCTGATTCAACAGGTTGGAGCCTTTGTTACGGCGTGGCAGCAGGGACAACTTAAACCTCGCTGTCGTGGAAAGCGACTGACCATGTGGTTAACCGGTGACGATGAGGCGGCATCAAACCTGAGCCGCTATGCCCGTGAGCATGGTGCTGGAAAAGGGCCGGATGATCTGGGCAGGGTGGTCCAAAAAGCTCTGAAGCGTCTTTACAAACGTCTGGCGAGTATTGATGCCCAATGGCAGGAGTGCGAACAGGCCGATCTTTTCCGTCAGCAGGCTGACCTGCTCAGTGCCCAACGACATCTTCTCAAGCGAGGCATGACAGATGTTGAGGTGACAGACTATTATCAGGACCCACCTGTGATGTGTCGTTTAAAGCTGGACCCGGCAAAGGCACCGCAGGAAAACATCGATCAGTATTACAAACGCTACAGCAAGGCTAAGCGAGGTCTTGATCATTGTCTGCGCCGTCATGAGCAGACGGAGCAGGAAATCGCCTGGCTTGAAGAGATTACCGAGCAACTGGAAAGTGACTCTGCCGGCGACCTGGACGTCATTCGCCAGGAGTTGATCGAAGCCGGGATCTACCGCCCGCAAAATACCCTGAATCGTGAGACGCGGCGGACTTCTCCGGCGGATCTGATGCGTAAGACGGTTTCGCCCGCTGGGTGGCCGGTGTTGTGGGGACGTAACAATAAAACCAACGATTATCTAAGTAAACAGATGCTTAAAGCCAATGACCTGTGGTTCCATGCGCATCTGATGCCGGGGAGTCACGTGGTTCTCAAATGTGATGGCGCAGACGTAGCCGAAGAGGATGTGCTGTTTGCTGCGGCCATTGCCGCCCGTTTTTGTCGTGGAAAAAACAGTTCCAAGGTTGAAGTGATGGTGGCCTACGGCAAGCATGTTAAGCGGGTGAAAAATGCCCCTCCCGGATTGGTGACCGTGGATGAATTTCGCACGGTGATGGTCGCTCCGGCACAAGAGGTCAAGGAAGCGTAAGCGGCAACCATTTTTTTGTTGCATTTCCCCATACTG
This genomic window from Desulfuromonas acetoxidans DSM 684 contains:
- the era gene encoding GTPase Era; translated protein: MTDSTRTESTFRSGFVSIVGRPNVGKSTLLNQILGQKIAITANKPQTTRNRILGIHSEDNAQVLFLDTPGIHKATGKLNQYMVDQALSACRGVDVVVFLVEATDRVGGGDDFILDVLAQSDIPVVLVINKVDLVEKDKLLPLIAQYAERFDFKEIIPLSALNGSGVERLVASVRDMLPEGPPYYPEEMVTDLPERFIVGEMIREKILRKTHQEVPYGVAVQVDNFEERPGKNLIAIQATIYVGRDAHKRILVGKGGSMIKQLGQDARKEIEQFLDARVFLELFVKVKKNWMDSERFLREFGYE
- the der gene encoding ribosome biogenesis GTPase Der — encoded protein: MSVVAIVGRPNVGKSTLFNRILGERKAIVEDYPGVTRDRNYADVTRYDKPFTLIDTGGFEPVSEVRMLVQMREQSQLAIEEADVILFVMDGRDGLTPSDEEVAEMLRRVDKPVLFVVNKVDGDKQEEQAAEFYSLGIEHFFVTSAEHGRGMGELMAAILDELPEVKTVEDDSAEVRLAVIGRPNVGKSSLVNKLLGYERVVANPTAGTTRDSVDTPFTYNNQRYVLIDTAGIRRKGKVSQKLEKYSVVQALKGMDRAHVVMVVIDAEEGITEQDLTIAGYAYDRGRAVVLVVNKWDTLTKDNQTMKKFTDEVRGQFKFLSFAPIMFVSALTGQRVAKIMETVEDVAQQFNRKISTAELNRVLKQAEEAHPPAMYHGKRVKLFYITQTAVRPPSFTIFVNKEKGVHFSYRRYLANKIRQPFGFSGCPIRITYRDREH
- a CDS encoding response regulator, whose translation is MAKRTILVVEDEESLLKLESILLTSKGYEVIGVPNGLAALDVLDKEKVDLVLLDIMLPEIDGFEVCRRIKNNPETQKLPVIMLTAKKSHEDMSRGDEVGADWYVTKPFKSAKVIETIERFIEGAP
- the infA gene encoding translation initiation factor IF-1; protein product: MAKEEAIEVEGTVIEPLPNAMFRVKLDNDHVVLAHISGKMRKFYIRILPGDRVTVELSPYDLTRGRITYREK
- the leuS gene encoding leucine--tRNA ligase, producing MEERYEPIGIELAWQKAWADSNKFSVSEKSDKEKFYLLEMFPYPSGRIHMGHVRNYSIGDVVARFKRLQGYNVLHPMGWDAFGMPAENAAIQHGIHPAKWTVENIANMRLQLKRMGLSYDWDREFATCDVDYYKWEQLIFLKMFEKGLAYKKSSSVNWCPTCQTVLANEQVEDDACWRCGTVVEDKELDQWFFKITNYAQELLDEIDKMAGWPDSVLTMQRNWIGRSTGCEVAFPLENTLDKIKVFTTRQDTLYGATFMSLAPEHPKALELTTDDQREAVEAFIAKVRTQDKKNRTSEDFEKEGVFTGSYCINPLTRRKMPIYLANFVLMDYGTGAVMAVPTHDQRDFEFAKKYDLPLVVVIQPEDENIDPETMAEAWTGPGKMVNSDRFDGLDNEAAKEQIADYLAKEGIGEKTVNFRLRDWGVSRQRYWGTPIPIIYCDQCGVVPVPEKDLPVVLPTDVEFTGEGGSPLAKHKEFYTVSCPQCGEVARRETDTFDTFVESSWYFARYACPDFASGPIDRAAAEYWLPVDQYIGGVEHAVMHLLYARFFTKVMRDLGLMDVDEPFTNLLTQGMVCKETQSCPEHGWLYPEQVENGKCTQCGKPVTIGRTEKMSKSKMNVVDPDKLIATYGADTARLFSLFAAPPEKDLEWNDQSVEGCYRFLNRVWRAVYDNQDILKNAAAPETEGDAKALRRMTHRTIKKVTEDIDGRFHFNTAIAAVMELVNAIYGFEKKAEYPGAVKEALEAAVRLLAPFVPHVTEELWANLGHEEDLETAGWPEYDTAAMVEDEKLIVIQVNGKVRSKITVSASAGKDEVEKAALADETVQRFIGDGTVRKVIVVPGKLVNVVAS
- the lptE gene encoding LPS assembly lipoprotein LptE, translated to MRRLTLLLIGITLLVCACGYHLPGRGDALPEDIQTVYVEPFQNKTTEPFLETPLTNEVRDQFSRRRTVEIVASADLADAILTGTIVSYRASTVSYDRNDDITEYRATMIVDAVLTRANGEEVIWQGTVSWKEEFYANDDRAQQDYNETLAQEDLHRRLAQELYNSLTDNF
- the holA gene encoding DNA polymerase III subunit delta encodes the protein MTPADLNKAISANKLPSLLFLYGEEAFLLEQSLKHLLNTAVDPATRDFNLLVLSGKDADPTLVMDTARTFPAFAERRVVVIKQAQDLSAGTLDALVPYIQEPAAECCLVFCANRIDKRKKFFQSFKKTGELIEFKPLFANKIPAFVRDQARQFGKQFSEDGLSLFCKRVGTYLTEIHGELLKLASYLGDKPVIDVDDVAAVVCDTRVDSIFDLTDVVGARKLPQALTLSERLQLEGEAPLKILAMLTRHFRQLWKTRSLLEQGASQQDVAKAVRINPYFVERIMRQSRQFDMATYPKAFELFLQMDLAMKSSGAHPQALLQKLLTDLVYLS
- the rpsT gene encoding 30S ribosomal protein S20, which codes for MANHKSALKRNKQSIVRRDRNTQARSTMRTMVKNVRLAVAEQNKDAATAALTQAVPYIDKMATRGIIHKATASRKISRLTKLVNTLA